The Prochlorococcus sp. MIT 0801 genomic sequence TCTAATGCATCATTCAATGAGGAAGGAACAGTGTCTATTTTTGATAATTCCTCTGATGGAAGTTCAAAAAGGTCTACGTCAACTCCATCTCCAGGATCAATCTGATTTTTGATTCCATCGATACCTGCCATCATCATTGCTGAAAAAGCAATGTAAGGGTTGGCCAATGCATCTCCTGATCTAAATTCTAGCCTCTTTGCTTTTGGACTTGGTCCAGTTAAGGGGATTCTTACAGCAGCTGATCTATTACCCTGTGAATAAACTAAATTAACTGGAGCCTCGAATCCTGGTACCAATCTTTTGTAACTGTTGGTAGTTGGATTTGTAAACGCAAGGAATGATGGTGCATGTTTTAGTATTCCACCTATGTACCATTTAGCTGTTTGAGATAAATTGGCATATGTACCCTCTCCATAGAATAAAGGTTGACCGCCTTTCCATAAGCTTTGATGTACATGCATCCCTGTTCCATTGTCATTGAAGACTGGCTTAGGCATAAAGGTGGCAGTCTTCCCATATTTTTTTGCTACATTTCTGACAATGTATTTGTAGATCATTACATTGTCAGCTGCGTTGATTAGGGGAGCAAATTTCATTCCTAATTCATGTTGGCCAGCTCCCGCTACTTCATGGTGATGTTTCTCAATGGGTATACCCAATTCACCCATCAGCAGAAGCATCTCAGATCTCATGTCTTGCGCTGTGTCATTTGGTGAGACTGGGAAATACCCTTCTTTTAGTTGAATTTTATATCCAAGGTTTCCCCCTTCTTCTACTCTCCCAGTATTCCATGGGGCTTCTATGGTATCAACGCTATAAAAACTTCCGCCTTCCCCTGAGTTATATCGAACATCATCAAAAATAAAAAATTCTGGTTCAGGACCGAAGAAAGCAGAATCTGCAACACTAG encodes the following:
- the glnA gene encoding type I glutamate--ammonia ligase, coding for MSKTSQDVLRQIKDEGIELIDLKFTDLHGKWQHLTVASDLIEESSFSEGLAFDGSSIRGWKAINESDMAMVPDPSTSWIDPFYHHKTLSLICSIQEPRSGEPYARCPRALAQKALDYLGSTSVADSAFFGPEPEFFIFDDVRYNSGEGGSFYSVDTIEAPWNTGRVEEGGNLGYKIQLKEGYFPVSPNDTAQDMRSEMLLLMGELGIPIEKHHHEVAGAGQHELGMKFAPLINAADNVMIYKYIVRNVAKKYGKTATFMPKPVFNDNGTGMHVHQSLWKGGQPLFYGEGTYANLSQTAKWYIGGILKHAPSFLAFTNPTTNSYKRLVPGFEAPVNLVYSQGNRSAAVRIPLTGPSPKAKRLEFRSGDALANPYIAFSAMMMAGIDGIKNQIDPGDGVDVDLFELPSEELSKIDTVPSSLNDALEALKNDNNYLTEGGVFTEDFINNWIELKYEEVQQLRQRPHPHEFTMYYDA